A single genomic interval of Pseudorasbora parva isolate DD20220531a chromosome 21, ASM2467924v1, whole genome shotgun sequence harbors:
- the minpp1b gene encoding multiple inositol polyphosphate phosphatase 1b, protein MKITYFLMNFLITYVSVMVGLSFSKLTRPSIPSIAHYFGTKCRYEEVNPHLLDDILFVNRSLLAPPSPDCRAIHMVSVIRHGTRYPTTKNVKKIARLFDLVVSDASGSASWLNDIKTWKMWYSEDMDGRLVEKGRDDHRHLAMRLAQSFPTLISEDHLRANRIEFITSSKHRCVDSVKAFQEGLHRLWDVQDMDYKHYVDDSLMRYFDHCERFVESVENNKTALKEVERFKSSAEMDAVRKKISSRLQIPYNQITPDMAEAAFFLCSYEFAIKSENSPWCDLLDESDAQVLEYKNELKQYWKRGYGHDINRKSSCPLFHDIFKRLDKAANDYRFGEVKKTATIQVGHGETLLPLLSLLAFFKDEKPLTAENFSSQHNRLFRTSQIIPYAANLVFVLYECSDGVRVQLFLNEKPMTFPSINHSAPLYETVRRHYSKLLHGCDFNKECDVPLSNLRNTEL, encoded by the exons ATGAAAATAACTTATTTCCTTATGAACTTCCTCATCACTTATGTGAGCGTTATGGTTGGTTTGTCATTCTCTAAACTCACCAGGCCATCGATACCGTCGATAGCGCATTACTTTGGGACAAAATGCAGATACGAGGAAGTAAACCCACATCTATTAGATGACATTTTGTTTGTAAACAGATCGCTGTTGGCTCCCCCCTCTCCAGATTGCCGTGCCATTCATATGGTGTCGGTAATCCGCCACGGGACGCGCTATCCAACCACCAAAAATGTGAAAAAGATCGCGCGACTGTTTGATTTGGTCGTGTCTGACGCGTCGGGTTCAGCCTCGTGGCTCAATGACATCAAAACATGGAAGATGTGGTACTCTGAAGACATGGACGGCAGACTAGTGGAGAAAGGGCGAGATGACCACAGGCATTTGGCGATGAGATTGGCACAGTCATTCCCCACCTTGATTTCTGAGGATCACCTCCGTGCCAACCGCATCGAGTTTATCACCAGTTCCAAGCACCGCTGTGTTGATAGTGTTAAAGCTTTCCAAGAGGGTCTTCACAGACTCTGGGATGTTCAGG ATATGGATTACAAACACTATGTGGATGATTCACTCATGAGATACTTTGATCATTGCGAGAGATTTGTTGAAAGTGTTGAGAACAATAAAACAGCTTTGAAGGAGGTAGAACGCTTTAAATCTTCAGCAGAAATGGATGCAGTACGGAAGAAAATATCCAGTCGCCTTCAGATTCCATACAATCAAATCACCCCAG ATATGGCAGAGGCAGCTTTCTTTTTGTGCTCCTATGAGTTTGCCATCAAGTCAGAAAACTCTCCATGGTGTGATCTGCTGGATGAGTCCGACGCTCAA GTCCTGGAGTATAAAAATGAGCTAAAACAGTACTGGAAGAGAGGATACGGACATGACATCAACCGTAAATCCAGCTGCCCTCTCTTTCATGATATTTTTAAGCGTCTTGATAAAGCTGCTAATGACTACAG ATTTGGAGAGGTAAAAAAGACTGCCACCATCCAGGTTGGTCATGGTGAGACCCTGCTGCCTCTGCTCTCTCTGTTGGCCTTTTTCAAGGATGAAAAACCTCTAACTGCAGAGAATTTTTCATCACAGCACAACCGCTTATTCCGCACCAGTCAGATTATACCTTATGCTGCAAACTTAGTCTTTGTCCTGTATGAATGTAGTGATGGAGTTCGAGTACAGTTGTTTCTCAATGAGAAGCCCATGACTTTTCCCAGTATCAATCATTCGGCTCCACTGTATGAAACAGTCAGAAGGCATTACTCAAAGCTCCTTCACGgctgtgattttaataaagaatgTGATGTGCCTCTATCAAACCTCAGGAACACTGAACTGTAG